Proteins encoded within one genomic window of Haladaptatus sp. QDMS2:
- a CDS encoding MATE family efflux transporter has protein sequence MFRLAWPIVITQLLQVAYNIADTIWLGRLSTAAVGAMSLAFPLIFLLLSVGGGFTVAGSTLVAQYTGAKSEGSAGMVAGQTLSFVTVLAIVLGILGFLATEPMLGVLPSDPETAAVVVPLAADYMQVFFLGTPFLFGFFVFSALMRGYGNTRTPMRIMAISVALNVVLDPIFIFGWFGFPRLEIEGAALATLVSRAVATALGFYVLFRTPSGPDVRLPDLKPDLDIIKKIVSIGVPSALEQSASALAMITLTAMVVTFSPPVVAAYGLGNRLISLVFLPAMGLGRATNTMVGQNLGARQTARAERAVKLAAVTGAGVMLVVAVIAALFPEPIVGVFMATGTAEAAETIRLGSEYLRIRSVEFAFIGVLQVVLGAYRGAGNTKTALVFSMVALWIGRVPTVYYLAFVEGMGPTGIWWGMALGNIVGAIAAVAWFTRGTWKRSVIDQPRGAADGED, from the coding sequence ATGTTCCGGCTGGCGTGGCCAATCGTCATCACCCAGCTCCTCCAGGTCGCCTACAACATCGCCGACACCATCTGGCTCGGCCGGCTTTCGACCGCCGCCGTCGGCGCGATGAGCCTCGCGTTTCCCCTTATCTTCCTCTTGCTCTCGGTCGGCGGCGGGTTCACCGTCGCCGGAAGCACCCTCGTCGCCCAGTACACAGGCGCAAAAAGCGAAGGCTCCGCGGGCATGGTCGCCGGACAGACGCTCTCGTTCGTCACGGTTCTCGCAATCGTTCTCGGTATCCTCGGCTTCCTCGCCACCGAACCCATGCTCGGCGTGCTGCCGAGCGACCCGGAGACTGCTGCTGTGGTCGTCCCACTGGCAGCCGACTACATGCAGGTGTTTTTCCTCGGGACGCCGTTCCTGTTCGGCTTTTTCGTCTTCTCCGCGCTGATGCGCGGGTACGGCAACACCAGGACCCCGATGCGTATCATGGCCATCAGCGTCGCGCTCAACGTCGTGCTCGACCCAATCTTCATCTTCGGCTGGTTCGGGTTCCCGCGCCTCGAAATCGAAGGCGCGGCACTCGCGACCCTCGTCTCCAGAGCCGTCGCAACCGCCCTCGGCTTCTACGTCCTCTTCCGGACGCCATCCGGCCCGGACGTCCGCCTCCCCGACCTGAAACCCGACCTCGACATCATCAAGAAAATCGTCTCTATCGGCGTGCCGAGCGCGCTCGAACAGTCCGCGAGCGCCCTCGCGATGATTACCCTCACCGCGATGGTCGTCACGTTCTCCCCACCCGTCGTCGCCGCCTACGGCCTCGGCAACCGCCTCATCTCGCTCGTGTTCCTCCCGGCGATGGGCCTCGGCCGCGCGACCAACACGATGGTCGGCCAGAACCTCGGCGCACGCCAAACCGCCCGTGCAGAACGCGCCGTCAAACTCGCCGCTGTCACCGGCGCGGGCGTCATGCTCGTCGTCGCCGTCATCGCCGCGCTGTTCCCCGAACCCATCGTCGGCGTGTTCATGGCGACCGGGACGGCCGAAGCCGCAGAAACCATCCGCCTCGGCAGCGAGTACCTCCGGATTCGCTCCGTCGAATTCGCCTTCATCGGCGTCCTCCAGGTCGTCCTCGGAGCCTACCGCGGCGCGGGCAACACGAAGACGGCGCTCGTCTTCTCCATGGTCGCCCTCTGGATTGGCCGCGTGCCGACGGTCTACTACCTCGCCTTTGTCGAGGGCATGGGTCCGACCGGCATCTGGTGGGGGATGGCCCTCGGCAACATCGTCGGCGCAATCGCCGCCGTCGCGTGGTTCACCCGCGGCACCTGGAAGCGGTCGGTCATCGACCAACCGCGAGGGGCCGCCGACGGTGAGGACTGA
- a CDS encoding 2Fe-2S iron-sulfur cluster-binding protein — protein MVEVLGVALGLLLTLIAVALHYSTGTAKPLPEDITEQVLERRAASVVETDFPEPMNRSIGGGAVGAVAGGEAGGELEEGGEAAGSSSPADIPEDEIEYFEIEYAKEGKTIEVANNETLLDAGEDEGWDLPYACRQGQCISCAGKVASGENAEDFVVHDNQQMLGEEELGKGYMLTCVAYPKKPFTLETGETP, from the coding sequence ATGGTTGAAGTACTGGGTGTCGCGCTCGGGCTGCTGTTAACGCTCATCGCGGTGGCCCTGCACTACTCGACGGGGACGGCAAAGCCGCTTCCAGAGGACATCACCGAACAGGTCCTCGAGCGGCGCGCCGCGTCCGTCGTCGAAACGGACTTCCCCGAACCGATGAACCGCTCGATTGGTGGCGGCGCCGTCGGCGCAGTCGCCGGGGGCGAGGCTGGCGGCGAACTCGAAGAAGGCGGCGAGGCCGCTGGCTCTTCGAGCCCGGCTGACATCCCCGAGGACGAAATCGAGTACTTCGAAATCGAGTACGCGAAAGAGGGGAAGACAATCGAAGTTGCGAACAACGAGACGCTCCTCGACGCCGGCGAAGACGAGGGCTGGGACCTCCCCTACGCCTGCCGTCAGGGCCAGTGTATCTCCTGTGCAGGCAAGGTCGCCTCCGGCGAGAACGCAGAGGACTTCGTCGTTCACGACAACCAGCAGATGCTCGGCGAGGAAGAACTCGGCAAGGGTTACATGCTGACCTGCGTCGCCTACCCGAAGAAGCCGTTCACGCTCGAAACCGGCGAGACGCCGTAA
- a CDS encoding lipoyl domain-containing protein: MSEAAILVDSASVWPDDAMDVDEAVVSNWFVREGATVEAGKTICEIQIEKVSVDVPAPQSGTLTEVLVAEGDEFRRGDSLARIEP, from the coding sequence ATGAGCGAAGCAGCCATCCTCGTCGATTCGGCGTCGGTCTGGCCGGACGACGCGATGGACGTAGACGAAGCGGTCGTCTCGAACTGGTTCGTCCGCGAGGGCGCGACCGTCGAGGCGGGCAAGACCATCTGCGAGATTCAAATCGAGAAAGTGAGCGTCGACGTGCCCGCCCCGCAGTCGGGGACGCTCACAGAGGTGCTCGTCGCGGAGGGCGACGAGTTCCGTCGGGGTGATTCGCTCGCGCGAATCGAACCCTGA
- a CDS encoding alpha-ketoacid dehydrogenase subunit beta, translating into MSQQVAERELTMSRAMVEAIKQEMEANEEVFLMGEDIADYGGIFSSTTGLLDEFGRDRVMDVPISETAFIGAAVGAAQAGMRPIAELMFVDFFGVAMDQIYNQMAKNTYMSGGAVSVPMVLMTAVGGTYSDAAQHSQTLYGTFAHLPGMKVVVPSTAYDAKGLMHSAIRDDDPVVYMFHKRLMGLGWMPAPAGPKNDVPEDPYTIPFGQADIKREGADATVVTLGLHVHRALEAAGELEDEGIDAEIVDLRTLVPLDTKTIVDSVKKTGRLIVVDEDYRSFGVTGEVIARVAEHALDDLEEVRRLAIPDVPIPYARPLETHVNPSVEQIADAVRDTQ; encoded by the coding sequence ATGAGCCAGCAAGTAGCAGAACGAGAACTGACGATGAGCCGTGCGATGGTCGAGGCCATCAAACAGGAGATGGAAGCGAACGAAGAGGTGTTCCTCATGGGCGAGGACATCGCCGACTACGGCGGCATCTTCAGCTCCACGACGGGCCTGTTAGACGAGTTCGGCCGCGACCGCGTGATGGACGTCCCCATCAGCGAGACGGCGTTCATCGGTGCGGCCGTCGGCGCGGCCCAGGCCGGCATGCGGCCGATTGCCGAACTCATGTTCGTCGATTTCTTCGGGGTCGCGATGGATCAGATCTACAACCAGATGGCGAAGAACACCTACATGAGCGGCGGGGCGGTCAGCGTCCCGATGGTGCTCATGACCGCCGTCGGCGGGACGTATTCCGACGCGGCTCAGCACTCGCAGACGCTGTACGGAACCTTCGCCCACCTGCCCGGCATGAAGGTCGTCGTGCCGTCGACGGCCTACGACGCGAAGGGGCTGATGCACAGCGCGATTCGAGACGACGACCCGGTCGTATACATGTTCCACAAACGACTCATGGGTCTTGGCTGGATGCCAGCGCCCGCGGGGCCCAAGAACGACGTGCCGGAAGACCCCTACACCATTCCGTTCGGGCAGGCCGACATCAAGCGCGAAGGCGCAGATGCGACCGTCGTCACCCTTGGACTGCACGTCCACCGCGCTCTCGAAGCCGCCGGCGAACTCGAAGACGAGGGCATCGACGCGGAAATCGTAGACCTCCGGACGCTCGTCCCACTCGACACCAAGACGATCGTGGATTCGGTGAAGAAGACGGGCCGCCTCATCGTCGTCGACGAGGACTATCGGTCGTTCGGCGTGACGGGTGAGGTCATCGCCCGCGTCGCAGAGCACGCTCTCGATGACCTCGAGGAGGTTCGCAGACTCGCGATTCCAGACGTACCGATTCCGTACGCTCGCCCGCTCGAAACGCACGTCAACCCGAGCGTCGAGCAAATCGCAGACGCCGTCCGTGACACCCAATGA
- a CDS encoding thiamine pyrophosphate-dependent dehydrogenase E1 component subunit alpha — protein sequence MYENMVLARYYEERLQEEYLEGKQPAFDISAGPIPGELHLAAGHEASGAGVCIHLRDDDTVTGPHRPHHIAIAKGVDLKKMTAEIFGRKTGLCKGKGGHMHLFDPSVNFACSGIIAQGCPPAVGAALAAKKRGLDSVAVAFLGEGAIDQGGFFESLNLAQVQQLPVVFVIEDNDWAISMPKDRVTDVKDGSIRAKGHGMPGERIDSNDAIAVYEAAKKAVDRARNGNGPTLLEVQVHRHMGHFMGDAEGYRPDDEVERVKKLDPIPRLEKDLKSEGVEQAELDEIRTRAHERVDEAIEWAKQQPEPEPHESLEDVFHNPPEEWEQAVQQAATQGGDD from the coding sequence GGTACTACGAAGAACGGCTTCAAGAGGAGTATCTGGAAGGCAAGCAACCGGCGTTCGATATTTCCGCCGGCCCAATACCAGGCGAATTGCATCTGGCCGCCGGCCACGAGGCCTCGGGTGCAGGCGTCTGCATCCACCTGCGCGACGACGACACCGTCACCGGCCCGCACCGACCGCACCACATCGCCATCGCGAAGGGCGTCGACTTGAAGAAGATGACCGCGGAGATTTTCGGCCGGAAAACCGGTCTCTGCAAGGGGAAAGGTGGCCACATGCACCTGTTCGACCCGTCGGTCAACTTCGCGTGCAGCGGCATTATCGCGCAGGGCTGTCCGCCCGCCGTCGGCGCGGCCCTGGCCGCCAAAAAGCGCGGCCTCGACTCGGTGGCTGTCGCGTTCCTCGGCGAGGGGGCCATCGACCAGGGTGGCTTCTTCGAGTCGCTGAACCTCGCACAGGTCCAGCAACTCCCGGTCGTCTTCGTCATCGAGGACAACGACTGGGCCATCAGCATGCCGAAAGACCGCGTCACTGACGTCAAAGACGGGTCGATTCGCGCGAAGGGCCACGGCATGCCCGGCGAGCGCATCGACTCGAACGACGCCATCGCCGTCTACGAGGCGGCGAAGAAGGCGGTCGACCGCGCCCGAAACGGCAACGGTCCGACCCTGCTCGAAGTGCAGGTCCACCGCCACATGGGCCACTTCATGGGCGACGCAGAGGGCTACCGGCCCGACGACGAGGTCGAGCGCGTAAAGAAACTCGACCCAATCCCACGCTTAGAGAAGGACCTCAAATCCGAGGGCGTCGAGCAAGCGGAACTGGACGAGATTCGAACGCGCGCCCACGAACGCGTGGACGAAGCCATCGAATGGGCGAAACAGCAACCGGAACCGGAGCCACACGAGTCGCTCGAAGACGTGTTCCACAACCCACCGGAGGAGTGGGAGCAGGCGGTACAACAGGCCGCCACACAGGGAGGTGACGACTAA